A genomic region of Dactylococcopsis salina PCC 8305 contains the following coding sequences:
- a CDS encoding response regulator, whose protein sequence is MDGLEATPKIRQQFKAARQSYIIAMTANVMPGDRESCLEAGMNDYLTKPLKLQKIQDAITSVITN, encoded by the coding sequence ATGGACGGTTTAGAAGCAACTCCAAAAATTCGTCAACAGTTTAAAGCAGCGCGTCAATCTTATATCATTGCGATGACAGCAAATGTCATGCCAGGCGATCGAGAAAGTTGTCTCGAAGCGGGAATGAATGACTATCTAACTAAACCCTTAAAATTACAAAAAATTCAAGATGCCATTACTTCAGTTATTACTAATTGA
- a CDS encoding CPBP family intramembrane glutamic endopeptidase: protein MTNNFEFEPLTRPQVLTVMGVTAILLLIVAKAWQYLGSVSLFPIAFSLEAILIGLGIAGLIILTSSGIYKIWPAYQRSAQYYLELVLKPLAIPDTVWLGLLPGLSEELLFRGVMIPALGSGMVAVIVSSLLFGVLHLGGIQQWPYGLWATAVGIILGTMMIITGNLLIPIVAHIITNFVSSLIWKLENKSK, encoded by the coding sequence ATGACAAACAACTTTGAATTTGAACCCTTGACTCGTCCGCAAGTCCTTACTGTAATGGGAGTGACAGCGATTTTATTGTTAATTGTGGCGAAAGCATGGCAGTATTTAGGATCAGTGTCTTTGTTTCCCATCGCCTTTAGTTTAGAAGCAATTTTAATCGGTTTGGGAATAGCAGGATTAATCATTTTAACCAGCAGTGGCATTTACAAAATTTGGCCCGCTTATCAACGCAGCGCACAGTATTATTTAGAATTAGTTTTAAAGCCATTAGCGATTCCTGATACAGTTTGGTTAGGACTTTTGCCAGGGTTAAGCGAAGAACTTTTGTTTCGTGGCGTAATGATTCCAGCATTGGGTTCGGGAATGGTTGCTGTCATTGTATCGAGTTTATTATTCGGGGTGCTTCATCTCGGTGGGATTCAACAATGGCCCTATGGTTTATGGGCGACAGCAGTGGGGATAATTTTAGGAACAATGATGATTATCACTGGTAATTTATTGATTCCCATTGTCGCCCACATTATTACGAATTTTGTTTCCAGTTTGATTTGGAAACTAGAAAATAAATCAAAATAA
- a CDS encoding peptidylprolyl isomerase, translating to MVAIPILTNSIPDQEVVINTDTTSLNLFDHFDDPFTTGLVARFELFNPENTFPNEGVTEVVLFDQADEGAPLTIENFTNYVEDGDYVNSIIHRSVADFVIQGGGFFIDESPSILAVPTDDPVQNEFSSDRSNLEGTIAMAKLGNDPDSATSQWFFNLGDNSENLDNQNGGFTAFGELLSDQDAETVNTIAELPPFNLSEQLGGAFNTVPINIENPDNPPQLTIDDFVRYESITISQQEELEFTVTNNSNPELVEAAIEEGELILNYLPDQTGEAEITVQATNLVGETVEDSFSVTVEESLSPQPQPELLFGSSTENDTVEVTDAESQNLIFVGAGEDTINNSSSPTSSDRFYGGTENDQLILGGNDRAFGGEGNDILDASISTGNNRLYGGIGDDVLAVSRNDRAFGGEGNDTLFLTSGGGNILFGGAGNDTFVINSPNAPQSLDTINDFSRGEDQIAFSDDFSDVDFDSLRITPTANGEDTLVGLDNALVRLAGIQADTLTEADFDFTV from the coding sequence GTGGTTGCCATTCCCATTCTGACTAATTCAATTCCAGACCAAGAAGTTGTTATTAATACCGACACAACAAGCCTGAATTTATTTGATCATTTTGATGATCCATTTACTACAGGATTAGTGGCTCGTTTTGAGTTATTTAATCCAGAGAATACTTTTCCTAATGAAGGGGTGACGGAAGTTGTCTTATTTGATCAAGCGGATGAAGGCGCTCCTTTGACGATCGAAAACTTTACTAATTATGTTGAAGATGGAGATTATGTTAACTCAATTATTCATCGATCGGTTGCCGATTTTGTGATTCAAGGAGGAGGATTTTTTATTGATGAATCTCCGAGCATTCTTGCAGTTCCCACTGATGATCCAGTTCAGAATGAGTTTAGCAGTGATCGATCGAATCTGGAAGGAACAATTGCGATGGCGAAGTTAGGAAATGATCCTGATAGCGCTACCAGTCAATGGTTTTTTAATCTGGGAGATAATTCAGAAAATCTTGATAATCAAAATGGCGGGTTTACTGCTTTTGGAGAACTTTTATCGGATCAAGATGCAGAAACCGTTAACACAATTGCTGAACTTCCCCCCTTCAATTTGAGTGAACAGTTAGGCGGTGCATTTAATACAGTTCCCATCAATATTGAAAACCCAGATAATCCGCCACAACTAACAATAGATGATTTTGTTCGTTATGAAAGTATTACGATTTCCCAACAAGAGGAATTAGAGTTTACAGTTACTAATAATTCTAATCCTGAGTTGGTAGAAGCGGCGATTGAAGAAGGAGAATTAATCCTCAATTATCTTCCTGATCAAACGGGTGAAGCAGAAATTACGGTACAAGCAACGAATTTAGTGGGAGAAACGGTAGAAGATAGCTTTTCAGTTACAGTAGAAGAAAGCCTTTCTCCACAACCCCAACCCGAATTATTGTTTGGTTCTTCTACAGAAAATGACACTGTAGAAGTCACTGATGCAGAAAGTCAGAACTTAATTTTTGTTGGCGCTGGAGAAGATACAATTAATAACAGTAGTTCCCCGACAAGTTCCGATCGCTTTTATGGCGGAACTGAGAATGATCAGTTAATTCTTGGTGGTAATGATCGCGCTTTTGGTGGAGAGGGAAATGATATTTTAGACGCATCGATCAGTACAGGGAATAATCGGCTGTATGGTGGTATCGGTGATGATGTTTTAGCGGTTAGTCGCAACGATCGAGCATTTGGTGGAGAGGGAAACGATACTCTATTTTTAACATCAGGTGGTGGTAATATTTTGTTTGGTGGTGCGGGAAATGATACCTTCGTGATTAATTCTCCTAATGCTCCCCAATCCCTCGACACAATTAATGATTTTAGTCGTGGGGAGGATCAAATTGCTTTTAGTGATGATTTCTCTGATGTGGATTTTGATAGTCTGAGGATTACGCCTACTGCTAATGGAGAGGATACGCTGGTTGGTTTAGACAATGCTTTAGTTCGTCTCGCAGGTATCCAAGCTGATACTTTGACCGAAGCTGATTTTGATTTTACGGTCTAA
- a CDS encoding Rid family detoxifying hydrolase — translation MTNKRIIKTEQAAAPVGPYNQAIAATGELIFVSGQVALDAKTGSLIGDGDIVAQTQQVMANIKAILSEADLGWENVVKTTIYLTDLSNFSTVNEVYGSYFDPETAPARACIEVSGLPKGALVEVECLAVQ, via the coding sequence ATGACCAATAAACGTATTATTAAAACCGAACAAGCTGCCGCTCCTGTCGGCCCCTACAATCAAGCGATCGCAGCAACTGGAGAATTAATTTTTGTCTCTGGACAAGTCGCTCTCGATGCAAAAACTGGCTCTCTCATCGGAGACGGAGATATTGTTGCCCAAACCCAACAAGTCATGGCGAATATCAAAGCAATTTTAAGCGAAGCTGACTTAGGCTGGGAAAATGTGGTGAAGACAACGATTTATCTCACCGATTTAAGCAATTTCAGTACAGTTAACGAAGTTTATGGTTCTTATTTCGACCCAGAAACCGCTCCCGCAAGAGCCTGTATTGAAGTTTCTGGTTTACCGAAAGGAGCGTTAGTGGAAGTGGAATGCCTAGCCGTTCAGTGA
- the ruvA gene encoding Holliday junction branch migration protein RuvA — MINYLRGNVVRLIKNTGNRVTLILEVNQIGYEIQIPSRLGRQWEEDNTESAQVFTDQQIRDDAIVLYGFESAAERDLFRKLIAVNGVGSQMAIALIDTLGLRELVEGIVNENTQLLSKTPGVGKKTAERIALELKTKLAQWRTEAGLVSQGDESIVPKAEIREDIEMTLLALGYSETEIQQALSVISQDSLLAKNPNPEEWIRSAIAWLSQ; from the coding sequence ATGATCAATTATTTACGAGGTAATGTCGTTAGATTAATTAAAAATACTGGAAACCGCGTCACTTTGATTTTAGAAGTGAATCAAATTGGATATGAAATTCAAATTCCCTCGCGTTTGGGAAGACAGTGGGAAGAAGACAACACCGAGTCAGCGCAAGTGTTTACTGATCAACAAATTCGGGATGATGCGATCGTGTTATATGGCTTTGAAAGCGCAGCGGAAAGGGATTTATTTCGGAAATTAATCGCAGTGAATGGCGTGGGTAGTCAAATGGCGATCGCGCTCATTGATACTTTAGGATTAAGGGAGTTAGTAGAAGGCATTGTCAACGAAAATACCCAGTTACTGTCTAAAACTCCTGGGGTAGGAAAAAAAACCGCCGAGCGTATTGCCTTAGAATTAAAAACAAAACTCGCTCAATGGCGCACAGAAGCAGGTTTAGTCAGTCAAGGAGACGAAAGCATTGTGCCGAAAGCAGAAATCCGCGAAGATATAGAGATGACATTGTTGGCGTTAGGTTACTCGGAAACAGAAATACAACAAGCGCTTTCTGTGATCAGTCAAGATTCCTTACTGGCGAAAAATCCTAACCCAGAAGAGTGGATTCGGAGCGCGATCGCGTGGCTAAGTCAATAA
- the murQ gene encoding N-acetylmuramic acid 6-phosphate etherase: MVSSRGHLLTEQNNPNSLNLDQLSSLEIVELFNREDANTLQAINNAREQIAAAIDLTSVALKQGGRLFYVGAGTSGRLGVLDAAECPPTFCTPPSLVQGIIAGGERALVESSEGLEDRREDGARAIAERGVNHKDVVCGITAGGTTPYVHGALEAAQNQAAKTIFLACVSEKEVSVNVDVEIRLLVGAEVLAGSTRLKAGTATKMALNILSTGVMVKLGKVYGNRMIDVAVTNQKLRDRALRILQDLTPLSREEASILLEKSGNRVKVALLMQWKGLSATEAEAVINDQSE; this comes from the coding sequence AACTGTTTAATCGGGAGGATGCTAACACTCTTCAAGCGATCAATAATGCCCGTGAACAAATCGCAGCCGCCATTGATCTTACTAGCGTAGCCCTGAAACAGGGAGGACGATTATTTTATGTTGGTGCGGGTACCAGTGGGCGTTTAGGAGTGTTAGATGCGGCGGAATGTCCTCCCACCTTCTGCACGCCGCCGAGTTTGGTACAGGGGATTATAGCAGGGGGAGAAAGAGCATTAGTAGAAAGTTCGGAAGGGTTGGAAGATCGTCGAGAAGATGGCGCGAGGGCGATCGCGGAACGGGGAGTTAATCACAAGGATGTTGTTTGTGGGATTACTGCTGGTGGCACAACTCCTTATGTTCACGGGGCTTTAGAGGCGGCGCAAAATCAAGCTGCGAAAACCATTTTTCTCGCTTGTGTCTCGGAAAAGGAAGTCAGTGTGAATGTCGATGTGGAGATTCGGCTGTTGGTGGGTGCAGAAGTGTTGGCTGGTTCAACTCGTTTGAAAGCGGGAACGGCGACGAAAATGGCGTTGAATATCTTGTCAACGGGGGTGATGGTGAAGTTGGGGAAGGTGTATGGGAATCGGATGATAGATGTTGCTGTAACTAATCAAAAATTGCGCGATCGCGCCCTTCGCATTCTTCAAGACTTAACTCCCCTCTCCCGTGAAGAAGCCTCGATTTTGCTGGAAAAAAGCGGCAATCGGGTCAAAGTGGCACTACTGATGCAATGGAAAGGATTAAGCGCCACAGAAGCAGAAGCGGTGATTAATGATCAATCAGAATGA
- a CDS encoding branched-chain amino acid ABC transporter permease, with amino-acid sequence MVSYFVFLTISTGIFAIFALGLNIQWGYTGLINFGHVAFMTVGAYTTILLSMQGVPLILATIAGSVLAMLLGLLVGLSTLRLREDYLAIVTIGVSELLRMIALNEEWLTRGAYGVQRYPLPLGEFNPNWLSKGTMIFILSAIALFAVWQLRQGLQSEFEHRKQQRGITRFPLDLGFWGVLAVLLGGVVYLNGVIALIDYDYKSGLMLLILIVLTVFYAIVESLARSPWGRVLKAIREDEQVPRALGKDVFWYKLQAFMLGGAIAGIAGAFYAWQLTTIYPSNFQPLISFYAWTIVVLGGAGNNAGVLLGTVIFWTYDSLTRFVLPQLNWIDDARLGAFRILVIGLILMILMVSRPQGILGKKEELTLGR; translated from the coding sequence ATGGTAAGTTATTTTGTCTTCCTCACTATATCCACAGGAATTTTTGCCATATTTGCTCTCGGTTTGAACATCCAGTGGGGTTACACGGGATTGATTAATTTTGGTCATGTTGCCTTTATGACCGTCGGAGCATATACAACAATTTTACTCAGTATGCAGGGAGTCCCTCTGATTTTGGCAACGATCGCCGGTTCAGTGTTAGCGATGTTACTCGGTTTACTGGTGGGACTTTCTACCCTACGACTACGAGAAGATTATCTCGCGATCGTGACGATCGGTGTCTCGGAGTTACTCCGTATGATTGCGCTCAATGAAGAATGGCTCACTAGAGGTGCTTATGGTGTTCAACGGTATCCACTCCCTCTCGGTGAGTTTAACCCCAATTGGTTGAGCAAAGGAACAATGATTTTTATTTTGAGTGCGATCGCTCTGTTTGCAGTGTGGCAATTGCGACAAGGGCTGCAATCGGAGTTTGAACACCGAAAACAGCAGCGAGGGATTACTCGGTTTCCGCTCGATCTAGGTTTCTGGGGAGTCTTGGCGGTACTTTTAGGAGGGGTGGTTTACCTGAATGGTGTAATCGCTTTGATTGATTACGATTATAAGTCAGGGTTGATGTTACTGATTTTAATTGTCTTGACGGTTTTCTATGCCATTGTGGAAAGTCTCGCTCGATCGCCCTGGGGCAGAGTTTTAAAAGCCATTCGAGAAGATGAACAAGTCCCCAGAGCTTTGGGAAAAGATGTATTCTGGTATAAACTACAAGCATTCATGCTCGGTGGGGCAATTGCGGGAATTGCTGGCGCTTTTTATGCCTGGCAGTTAACCACAATTTATCCGAGTAACTTCCAACCTCTGATTAGCTTCTATGCTTGGACAATTGTTGTCCTCGGCGGTGCTGGAAATAATGCTGGTGTTTTACTTGGCACGGTCATTTTCTGGACTTATGACTCTTTAACTCGCTTTGTTCTCCCCCAATTAAACTGGATTGATGATGCGCGTTTAGGAGCATTTCGGATTTTAGTAATTGGTTTGATCCTAATGATACTGATGGTATCTCGTCCTCAAGGTATTCTAGGCAAAAAGGAGGAACTTACTCTTGGTCGATAA
- a CDS encoding ABC transporter ATP-binding protein, whose amino-acid sequence MVDNSHSLQKGATVTEETANLTLLSAQGLSKSFGGIQAVNQVSLEVKAGSITGLIGPNGAGKTTLFNLLSNFIVPDSGEVWFDGQPIQQLRAHQISRRGLIRTFQVARVLSRLSVLENMLLGAQQQTGENLFQVLLKPKRVRREEKKQRERALSLLESVGLAAKAYEYAGALSGGQRKLLELARAMMTNPKLILLDEPAAGVNPTLINQISDHVLRWNQEGITFLIIEHNMDVIMSLCQTICVLAEGTNLAHGTPQEIQGNSQVLEAYLGQ is encoded by the coding sequence TTGGTCGATAATTCTCATTCTTTACAAAAAGGCGCAACGGTGACAGAAGAAACCGCTAATCTCACGCTCCTTTCCGCTCAAGGCTTAAGTAAAAGTTTTGGTGGAATTCAAGCGGTGAATCAAGTCTCCCTAGAGGTGAAAGCTGGAAGCATCACGGGATTAATCGGTCCTAATGGTGCGGGAAAAACCACTCTCTTTAATCTTCTGTCCAATTTCATTGTTCCCGACTCAGGAGAGGTTTGGTTTGATGGTCAACCGATTCAACAGTTACGCGCTCACCAAATCTCCCGACGAGGATTGATTCGCACCTTTCAAGTGGCACGAGTCCTTTCCCGTCTCTCGGTTTTGGAGAATATGCTTTTGGGAGCGCAACAGCAAACGGGGGAAAATTTGTTCCAAGTATTGCTCAAACCGAAACGAGTGCGACGAGAGGAGAAAAAACAGCGAGAGAGAGCGCTGTCTCTTTTGGAGTCGGTGGGACTAGCCGCTAAAGCCTATGAATACGCGGGAGCGCTTTCGGGAGGACAACGGAAACTCCTTGAGTTGGCACGAGCGATGATGACGAACCCAAAATTGATTCTCCTCGATGAACCCGCCGCTGGCGTGAATCCCACTCTGATTAATCAGATTAGTGACCACGTTTTACGCTGGAATCAAGAGGGAATTACGTTCCTGATTATCGAACACAACATGGACGTTATTATGTCTCTCTGTCAAACAATTTGCGTTCTCGCAGAAGGCACAAATCTCGCTCATGGCACTCCCCAAGAGATTCAAGGAAATTCCCAAGTTTTAGAAGCCTATTTGGGACAGTGA